The Panicum virgatum strain AP13 chromosome 5K, P.virgatum_v5, whole genome shotgun sequence genome has a window encoding:
- the LOC120707000 gene encoding uncharacterized protein LOC120707000 — MAGDIEESGKVDFNTSNPNNTNAVDECIISNNPEHTTASSLLRRESDLAPLKSIDGSFEINKKQGGGKQETISAAEEHGAPFTIAPTVSEHPTTQLFSEHSAGMSTSLKLVLHFAKPIRLKISVKQLGDGQF, encoded by the exons ATGGCCGGCGACATAGAAGAGAGCGGGAAAG TGGACTTCAATACGAGTAATCCTAATAATACTAATGCGGTAGACGAATGCATCATTTCTAACAACCCAGAACATACGACTG CCTCGTCTTTGCTCAGACGAGAAAGTGATTTGGCTCCATTGAAGTCAATTGATGGGAgttttgaaataaataaaaagcaGGGTGGTGGAAAACAAGAAACGATTTCTGCAG CTGAAGAACATGGTGCACCCTTCACCATCGCTCCCACAGTCAGCGAGCATCCAACAACTCAGCTTTTCTCCGAGCATTCCGCTGGTATGTCTACCTCATTAAAACTTGTGCTTCATTTCGCAAAACCTATAAGATTGAAGATTTCGGTGAAGCAATTGGGGGATGGTCAATTCTAG